Proteins co-encoded in one Pongo pygmaeus isolate AG05252 chromosome 23, NHGRI_mPonPyg2-v2.0_pri, whole genome shotgun sequence genomic window:
- the LOC129023242 gene encoding eukaryotic translation initiation factor 3 subunit F-like: protein MRVEPLAFQTLASAQAPAQTPAPALPGPALPGPFPGGRVVRLHPVILASIVDSYERRNEGAAGVIRTLLGTVDKFSVELTSCFSVPHNESEDEVAVDMEFAKNMYELHKKVSPNELILGWYATGHDITEHSVLIREYYSRKAPNPIHLTVDTSLQNGRMSIKAYVSTLMGVPGRTMGVMFTPLTVKYAYYDTERIGVDLIMKTCFSPNRVIGLSSDLQQVGWASARIQDALRTVLQYAEDVLSGKVSADNTIRKVGHFLMSLVNQVPKIVPDDFKTMLNSNINDLLMVAYLANLTQSQIALNEKLVNL from the coding sequence ACCCTGGCCTCAGCGCAAGCTCCAGCGCAGACCCCAGCGCCCGCTCTGCCTGGTCCTGCTCTTCCAGGGCCCTTCCCTGGTGGCCGCGTGGTCAGGCTGCACCCAGTCATTTTGGCCTCCATTGTGGACAGCTACGAGAGACGCAACGAGGGTGCTGCCGGAGTTATCAGGACCCTGTTGGGAACTGTCGACAAATTCTCAGTGGAGCTCACCAGTTGCTTTTCAGTGCCACACAATGAGTCAGAAGATGAAGTGGCTGTTGACATGGAATTTGCTAAGAACATGTATGAACTGCATAAAAAAGTTTCTCCAAATGAGCTCATCTTGGGCTGGTACGCTACAGGCCATGACATCACAGAGCACTCTGTGCTGATCCGTGAGTACTACAGCCGAAAGGCCCCCAACCCCATCCACCTCACTGTGGACACAAGTCTCCAGAACGGCCGCATGAGCATCAAAGCCTATGTCAGCACTTTAATGGGTGTCCCTGGGAGGACTATGGGAGTGATGTTCACACCTCTGACAGTGAAATATGCATACTATGACACTGAACGCATTGGAGTTGACCTGATCATGAAGACCTGCTTTAGCCCCAACAGAGTGATTGGACTCTCAAGTGACTTGCAGCAAGTAGGATGGGCATCAGCTCGCATCCAGGATGCCCTGAGAACAGTGTTGCAATATGCAGAGGATGTACTGTCTGGAAAGGTGTCAGCTGACAATACCATCAGGAAGGTGGGCCACTTCCTGATGAGCCTGGTTAACCAAGTACCGAAAATAGTTCCCGATGACTTCAAGACCATGCTCAACAGCAACATCAATGACCTGTTGATGGTGGCATACCTGGCCAACCTCACACAGTCACAGATTGCCCTCAATGAAAAACTTGTAAACCTGTGA